Within Vigna unguiculata cultivar IT97K-499-35 chromosome 2, ASM411807v1, whole genome shotgun sequence, the genomic segment GCTTTGCATATGTTTACGAATTTTAAGATATCAAGAAGtacattgtaatttttttcttcaaaatttatatgatggggatcaatatttttttatttctcgagtattattatttttatattattccaTAGATCAACAAGGCCATAGTTGGCGCTGATAGGAAGGAGTTGATGAGAAAATTGTCAAAGTTTATATATGATAAGAAAAAGACTTTAGAGGTGAGAAATTACTTGATCTTAATACCATCCATCATGTTATCTTAAAGGTCATAAATATTATGTGATTAATTTCATAGTTCTTATCAATTTAACTTTATACTCTTATTTTTcagatttatataattattgttctACTTTTGGAAAATATAACATCTAATATTATGTGGTGAATTGCACCTATACTTGGTGCAATATGTTGGTTTTAAAAGAGGGTATTACTTGAATGACTAGCAAAATTTGTTGGCTTGATTTGCATAAAACCAGAAAAGTTTTGGCTGAATGTTGCTATGGATGATGTTTTTGCACAACTACGTTCAAAGGAGGCCTCAAATGGAGTAGTTGTTAATTatgatgaaattgaagttgCCACTTGAGACTTCTGCCAAGTGTTATGATGTCATACTACATaatgtattttgattttattataatatctttctattctttcttacTAATAAACTCAATGATTTTCTTCTAATGGGTGACGTTACTATGGGTAAATAGTTGTTACATTCTTATAGAGAAatcaaaatatgtaataaattagtttgattttaataaaatatttataagatttatGTTTAATCCTTTTCCTTTATACAATGACTTCATTGATAACAATGTCTGTATGTATTTatgttcaaaaaaaattcaatttcaattttatgttaCTCTAACTTATTTTAATAGGAATTACATCTCACAATAAGTTTGCATGTTACTTTAACTTCATTATTGATACATCCATGTCACTTTTGTTTagaatattttaagtttaactttttcttttttgattcaATATGTCAACCcctgtttaatatttttcttctaagtTGTCTATATGTctatatatacatgtgtttttatttaaaaatctttaacATCCActtcatgttatatttatttgtacgGAATCAAATCAACAATATTCCTACATCTTACTTTAACAATCACTTATGCAtacacatttcattttaatataatatataaatcaaaattttaattataaattttgatcatttaacaatattattttactacacATCACTAATCATTAGTCAATTagtgtaaattttataatttaaaacaaaaaaaatccaaatttattattttttatattattaatattggtattattgttattattaatattattattattattaatattatcattagtatataatctattattattattattattattattttaattatattttctataatcCACTActttaatataaagaaaaaaaaaaataatattatttattttcaattacttCCCTGTATATACTAAATTTCTTAATTCAAACCTaataagaagataaaaagaCGCACGAGTCTAAGTCTAATACTAATTGCTAAAAAACTAGTACAAGAAAACATTACTACGAACCgcaaaaatgtataaaataattcaaaggtaggaaaaatgaAAATCTGAATTAAGAATGAGTTTCCCTTgctttaaaaagttaatataataagACAACCAAAAAGGAATGGAGAAAACAAAAGGATTAAGAAGTGAACCAAAAAGCCCCACCTCCTTCCCTTGTTCTCTCTTTTGCAGTATCTTATCGTTTGACGTGTTCAATCTTGCCGCTCTTTACATTTGCTTCATACTCATAATGTTGCTACCATATCCTTTTCCTTCTTATCTCATGTAGTTCAATGGTTTGCATCGCTCGTGTCATTACTTTCGTCATCTTTCCCCACTACATCTTCCTCACCCTCAGTTCCATCTGCATTTCCATTGCATTCTTTCCCTACCATATTTCCATCCACCTTATCTTTTGGTGAGGAATTTGTAGTGTTATGGTTAGATTTCCAACTTTCCTTTCCCGGCGTGGCCGAAGTAGTTTCCCCGTTCAGGTTCCCGTCAGGTAAGTGTTGAGATGAAGTGGTGCCTGATCCAGGTGGAGGGAGGAATACTCCGGTGCCCGGAACAGGCATTCGTGGTGGTGGATGCCTTTGAGGAGCAGAGGCCCACCCGGTTGAACCAGGTGGAATTGGCACAGCGGTAGGAAATGAAATGGGAGGTGCAACTGCTGCTGGCACAAACAATGTCTGCATGCCGTTTGGAGGTGCTCGAATGGATGGCGGCGCCGGCAGTACTCCGGTTGCCGGAACAGTGGGATAATGCTTCGGACCTAATTGATGGCGCATGTGATTGGGAGTTCGGCTTGGTGGTGGTGTCCAATGAGACGTCACCGGCGGACCAAGTCGTTGTGAATCACTTGGCAGAGAACTTTTTGGTTGAGACTTTGTGAAGGTCACAAGTACCCGTTGTTTGGGAATGGAAGGAAGTGCATGTTTAGCTAGATCGGTTGATTTCCCTTGCATCACCAGAAGAGACCTTTGTTTGCCAGAAAAAATAGGTCATATAAGGAGAAAGCTCACCCAACagcaaatttaaaaatcacaggACATGACAGACTATAATGTagtatataaaatttatctgacgttaaaatcataaaattttaaccacaagagaatttttgaataaaaaatgaaaagaagtctttataaacataataaatgcATTCTAATCCAcacaaaaaagataattaaaaagtatctGTCAGGGTGTGTATCCAGTATAGAATGAGATTAAAGGGCACAGCAAGCAACATTATGCTGCATGATCTGCTTATATAAGCATCAGCAAATGTAAAAGCAAAGAAAAATTCAAGTTCAACAAAAGCCttattcaaaaaacaaaaaggcTGCAGTTGAAAAAGCTTCACTGCACTGACAAATATTGTCAGGCATATATCTCATGGCAGAAAAAACGCTTTCTATAACCAGAGTCAAACTAcaattacaataatataatagaaacaGACTTCATCtttaagaaagaataaaaatcctTAGAAAACTTATCTTCAACAGTGTATCAAAggaactaaaaattattgattcacATTGCTTTATTTCAATTGGAGACAAACATCTAATTCATTAATTAACTAAACTATGTTGTTATTCATGGATTAACTCAACATCAAGACATATATTTATCAACTACAGACTTTAACATCAATAACTCACCTATCAtccaaaaaaaactaaagatcGAAGTCAAAATGAAGGCAATGAGGGCTTTGTTTTCCGGTGAATGTAGAATCTAATACCTACACTATGGACCTAACTAGATCTACGCCTAACCATAACTTGTAATACAAATAAATTGTTGAGCAGACAATTACGTATTGAATTAACACAATTTCATTGgcttctttaattttaaaatgatcctttggacaaataaaaatatcagaAGCACTCGCATAAAAATAGATAAGGTTAACAAATATTACCCTGGTACAAGAGAAAGCTTGACTGCACCCCTATAATCCCCAGGATGGTCCGAGACAATTATTCTCCCAAAAGTAATGTCACATTCAGTTAGGAAAAGCGTATAAACAGGCCTTCCAAACCAAGGTGGACAACTATTAGGCTGTGAATGATCACCCTACAGATTATTGCAATACCAAGTaacgtaaaaatatattacaccattataaattaaattcctTGCCCCCCACCCCCAAAAaaacaaaggaagaagaagcaACCTCATTAAAGAAATCCACAACGCAAGCATCAGGCTTCACAGTCATCACTTGTGATGCAGCCAAGCGCTCAATAATATCTTGGAACAAAGAAGGTATAGATTCTACTTTCTTATCTGTCAGATTCAAATGGTGTGTAAGGCAACCGTAActcataaaaacaaaaacaagacaaGTGATTTTTCATTGTCCTAATTTTGTAGGATATAGTCATTCATATAATGATGGGCAGGATTAGACTAACTTGGCCCCATAATAAGAGTCCAAgaacataaaatagaaatcttaatataaaatataatctttCATGCATAATGGTGCTGAGACCCTGCATCTACTAGGCCCACTGACCATAGGTCGCGTAACAATACCCTCCACTTCAATAGTTGCCCTCAAAGTTGAAGTGATTGCTGAAAGAAAAGGAATAGCCGTGGGTTGAGAGGCTGGTGTTGGTTGTGTGATGGACCAATGTGGGGAAAGATGTGGGATTGATGAGTTGGGGTGATCTTGTGCATTGACCCAGGAGTTTAAAGAGCACCAACGGTTGCATTGGAAGTGTGCTTGGTACAGGTGGGATAAGTGAGATATGTGAAATAACTGAGACGATGTGGTCATTTGTGAGAGTTCTGATTGCATGATTTAGGTGGTATGGTACATTTGACAATGGGTTAACTTGGGTGGGGAGAAAAGTAGGAGGTATTGGGTAGAAATTCACTGGGTTAGATGGGTGAGTTAGAGGTAAAGAGGCGTGGAGTTGTCACTCAAGAGAGGGAGGAGTAGCTGAGGTGAGGGACGAAGAGAGCCCTTGGGAACTCCTGTCATTGTGAAGGGTTTTGAAAGTTTTCAGGAAAGAGCGTCTGTAACAACATTTGTTTTCTAGGTCTATAAAATATTTCAGACTGAAATCCTTGCAGTTTTGGATTTCCATTTTCATTGCTCTAGTGTTTGAATTGTTTGTCATCAATGAATTTAGGCTCTTTTGATCGGTATAAATTTGGAATGGTTCGCCTAAAAAGATTGTAGCCATTATTTTACATATGGCAAACATTTTGCAAACATACATGGAAGAGTTTTAGAGGAGTCTACACATCTTCTGCTGAAAAAGGCGAGCCGGAGGCCATTTTAGCTCGGAACTGCACCAATTGCCACAAAGGAGGTATCAAATTCTAGAATAAGTGGTTTAGAAAAATCTTCCAATGCTAGAGTGGAAAGTTTAGCCATGTGTTGTTGTAACTGCGTAACATTCATTGCGGCTTTTCAGACCAGGAAAATTTGTTTGAATGAAGATCAATGAAAGGAGTGCTGAGTGTGGTATAGTGATGCACGAATCATCTATAGAATGCACCAAAGCCTAGAAAACCATAGATCCCCATGAGAGTCCAATGGCTCTGGACATTGCAGAATAGCGTAAACTTTACCATCATCAGGAGAGACCGCAACTACTAAAAAATATGACCTAAAATTGCTTAGAATATTGTAGGTTCGAAACCAAGACAGGTAGACTAGAAGACTGTAGACTAgtatatatcatcaaagaaaaCCAATACAAGTAACTCAAGATGGGTCTTAGTAAATCATTCATTGCTGATTGGAATGCGGAGGGGACATTAGTTAGGCTAAAAGGCATAACTAAGAACTCATAGAGACCATCTGTTGTTTTGAAAGCAGTTTTGTGTCTGTCTTAGGGAACCACACAGATTTAGTGGTATCTGGAACACAAATCAATCTTAGAGAAATTGGTAGTAGTACCTAACTCATCAAATGGCTCATCAATAGTAGGAATTTGAAATTTGTCTTTAATTGTAACTATATTTAGTGATATGTAGTCAACACAAATGCGTCATGTACCAACTTTAGTTTTTCACTATTAATATCAGGGAAGAAAAGGGGGTGGTGTTGGAAGTGATTATAACCTTTAACATTTCATGAATAAAGgaagtaatttcttttatctgAAAGTGAAGGTAAGGGTAAGGATAAGGGCGAATCTTTGTATGTGGTGAGTTAGGAAAAAGGATGATATAATGATCATAGGCCCAAGGAAGTAGAAGACCATGTGGTTTGGAAAAAATCTGGCATGTAGAAAAAGGATTATATAGGGATGGGAAGGGTGAGAAATGGGAGTAGCAGCAAGTTGTAAATGGTGAGCAAGGCGGGGTTGTAATATGTTGTGAGAACTGCCTATGTCAATTGAAATAGTGATTTCAATTGATGGTTGTCTTGAGCTTCCATACAAGCTTGCATAGATTTGTATAGCTCATGGATAGTTTTTTGAGGTAATTGGTATATTGGGAAGATTTGGGAAGCATGTAGGCTGGTCACAAAAGCACCACTTTGTAAGGCACCCGCTACTACCCTAAAAAGAAATGTCCAACAACGAAATAGAAAAGACAAACATCACACGGTATTCTATTGTCCTATCTTTGTAGGATAGAGTCACCCACACACATATCAATGGGACCTTGGCCCAAAAACAAGGGTTCacaaggaaataaaataaagatcctaatttaaaatataatcctTCATCCACGCTGGTGCTTGGACCTTGTGTTTACTAGGCCCAGTGATCGAGTAACATGGTGGAACTTCATCAATTGTTACTTGTACCACGAGAGGGTAGTGAAAGACAAATAGCATGGCTGCAAAGACAAAAATGCATGAACTATACTGATGatctgtataaaataaatatgcatgagATGACATGCCTTTGGAGATTCCAGTTACATTGTCCACATCGGGTGGTGCGTCAGCAATGGGAACACCTAACTGAATCATTTCCCTTCCACGTCCTTTTATAGGCCTCTTTGATACCACAAATGTCTGACTTCCTATTTAAGATAAATCATTAGCAATTAGCAGATATTAAAAGAAAAGGTATTTGCATTAGAGAAGCACCTGTAATGTTTTAGTAGCAAAATTAACTTCATTTATTCAAACataatatatgtgtgtgtatgagTAATGATATGGTAGATCTTTGGGAGCCATGTCCCAACAAATTGGAAAATACAACACTTCTGAATGAGTACTAATAGACAAGTTTAGAAAAATGGATTTACAACGAGAGAGACTCAACCTTCATTGGTTGTTAAAAAGGATTTCCATAATATAGGCGAAAATTCTAGGTTTGTAGAACAGTAACGAATACACAAAAAGAAGCATCCTTTCTTTACATCCTATAGATGAAATGAATGACCTCTTCTCTCATTCTTTAGGAAATTCAGTAACAGATCACATTCCATAAATGGAAAGTGGAAACCTActcattttataagaaatataattagcATTAAATGTTTCTTTGCCCATGTAAACTTTAAAGTTGCTTGAAAGGCAGAATTTTAAGAGGATAATTGGTTTTGGATAGAATTCTCAAGAGTGTAAATATAAAGTCAGGTCAAATAAGACTTTCACACAACTTTAGCACAGCATACCACACCACACGTTACTTGGTTTTAAGTATCTGAGTCCATCATACAAAATGACAGGGAAAAAGAGGAAGATCTAAGCCTTAGAACCGTGCAAGGTGAATTCTGATGGTGTTGGTGCTTATTGATgataattcataatattattaaaatggaaATCTATGTGTGTGTATTCGCAACAAGCTTAAGGGTCTGAAAATGCATATTGCAACAAGTATTTGACTCAGTTTAAGCAAAGGCTATTCTACCACTTTGCAATTGTTAGTTAGCATCATGGTGATTCCAAATAATTCTTTGTTGACAACTATTCAACTAGTAGAATGGAATACAGAAAAGTATATACCAGTATATTGTTATTTCTCACTGAACCGCCATTTTCAGAATATGGTCAAAGTCACTGAGTATTGCATACAAATCaatgaaagtttaaaaaaagcAGTGACAGTTCCTCCCAGCATGCTAGCATGGGACACAGTACACTTACCTTGAAATTGTCCTCTTTTTCCAGCAACTCTCAGATCATTGACTAATGAAACAAGTTTTGAAACTTCCGTACCATCAATTAAATCTTCATATAACTTCAGTCCATCAACCACATTCACCTAACATATTAAAACAGGAACACTTTACAGATAGAATGTTAAAATaaggaatggaagaaaatttaTGAGGTATTAGACATCAAGAAAGAAATAACAAGAAATGAATAAAAGCAAACTAACATTTAAAGGACCCTACCATCTTCCCATCAAACATCTCGTTGCCAGTAAAAGTTTTTCCCATGGTAGAAGCattctgattttgattttgcatAGAATGTGAATCATTTCCTGGAACACAGCACAGGAATCgaaataattgaatcaatatGCAAGGCGAATTAAGACTATATGCTGACTCTGATCCTATAATTGAATGTGACTCTACGTGTGAGACTGCAAGTAAGAGAGTGTTTTCATTTGGTATGCCAGTAAACAGGCATATAACATTGTATGCCAAAGGCAAACACAAGGAAGATCTGGGACACATCCTGAGCCTCATTTactgatttaaaaaattaatgcatTAATCTAACATAGTCCTATACGTCCTCTAGATTTAATAACTGTTAGAAGTAACAAAAACCTTCAGAATTTGATGTACATTCTTCATTTACACCCGCAGCTTCACATTCTGAGCTAGACAGAGATCCTTGAGAATTCCCAGAGCCATTCAAAATGCCATCAAGTTGATCATTTGTAACAGCATCTGCCCAAGCAACCAAAATATGAGACCATATCTGAAACCATGATACATTCAtccattcatatatatatatatatacacacacaaacatatatatagatatatatacacacacacaaacatatatatatatatatactacataAATATATGAGTGTGTCTTCCAAAAGGTCCATTATTTACCTTTACTCTCCTCAGGAGATGCTATACTATTGTTATCCATGGTCCCAACCTTGCCACCAGAGTTAAGTTCTCCATTCTTATCAATCACACGAGTCCCTTTTTCCACACCTCCAGCAACAGCCACAGCATTTATCTCGCGACCAAAAGACCCTCCGTTAGAACTATAACCTTCCTTGGCAGCCTCATTCCTGGAATTATAACCTTCTTTGGCAACCTCATTCCTAGAATTATAACCTTCCTTGGAAGCCTCAGTCCTGTTCTGCCCTTGCCTAAACCCCGAACCGAACTTCCTAAACTCCTTGGAGCCAGTCTTTGCTGGATCCACAAACCTCTGCTGCCTCCTCCAGGCTACCTGCTGCAGTGCATATACAACCTCAGACACAGAAAAGTACTGCTGCATAAGCAGCACCTGGGTCCAATTACACCTCCTCTGCTGAATTGCCCCAACAACCATATCATACTCCCCAGGCTCACCAACAACACGCAAATGGTGGCACAAGGAGTCTATAATGGCATTCGCAGCGGCGAATTCACTGCGAAGCCAACCGATAAAACCATCCCTCTCATCAACAAACCACTGCTGATGGCGATACTGGATCTCACTGCCGCCACTGGCAGCACCACCGCCAGCCGGAAACTGCAGTTTTTCCGGCATGACCGCGTTTCCCGATGGCATTGCCATGAGAACTCGATGCCTACAATGCACTACACAGTACAGTCACATACAAAGCATACCCAGTGGAAAAAATGTGATTTTGTTTAGTGGGGTTTCAAATCCAGTGCAATTCAAGTGGATCCCACAAGATGGAATGCAAAATTGAGGGATTTTGAGGCTCAAAGGTGGAATATTGTTGATGAAGAAGACTTACACAGGAAGAATTGTGGGGTGTTTTTGATAGAGGAAGCGTGTGAGGGAATCTGGGAGAGATCTGAGAAACAAGTGTATGTGATGTAATGTTGTTGAGTTGAAAAGAAGGAAGAAGGTTGGTGTTGTTGAAGAAGGAAGATCTAGGGTTGGGTTAAGCTTATGTGCCAATGTTAAAGGAAAGATTATGAATTTTCATGGCTTATTCACCACGCATCCACCgtataaattcaattaaattaaatgcaaTGTGcctaatttgttgttttttaattattattttattaaggtGTTGATTTAAGATTTTAGGAATATAGTtgttttatacatttattttgtaTGAAGTATAATATAACCATAAATAGAGACATTTTCTTCAGTGTAACCAGAATAAAGTTTGTTTTCTCTTAGTTgactcaaacaaaaaaaaaaaaaatagatatcaTTGGGATCTGTATTGGCATACAAATATTAAGagcaaattatactaaaattctttattgtaaatatgaattttgagtttgactttttgtttatttacttataagtgatataaaagtataaatataatatacaattaatatattaatatataatgggAGCATATAATGTGAATATACTTGTGTATTTGAGACAATAACCgtcatattaattaatattaaaatatatttaatatataaagggaATGTCTTTAGTGCCACTATACTTATTGACAtgagaataataataactatgacattaatcaaaattaaaaatataataaagagataaaattaaaatacataaaaacactaaattaaaatttacattcattaaataatgAATGGAAAagggacagaaaaaaaaaaaaaagatagtgaATAAGAGAGTATGGTGTTGGTTTCTGAGTCATTTTGGATGACTTttgattaaaaaagaaaaaagaaaattgtcacTAAGAATGAGGAGAAAATCACCTCAATGGAACAGTAACTTGTATTGTATCGAATTCGATTGtattattaagataataaatgtattaaagtcatttttatatttacaattgATTATGGATTTgtttaatcataataataaatttattaataaaaaattaaatattttcttaatcatttttactctttttcGACTCACTTTAAcaacttcatttcttttatttgttttttgctttattttctgCACACTATTCAAATCAGGCATACAATATTGATTCAAcgcaaaaataaatatttaaaagataaatgaaaataatcatgtttttgaaaatgtgttttctaataaatttttacagATTTGATTGATAGGTGGAGTTAATCTAAATTCTTACAGATTTGATTGTTAGGTGAAGTTAATCTAAATTCTTAaaggattttaattttaagaatttaatcCAATAATTACTATTAAGTGTTcgcattattttcatatgaacaAATATACtcattataaatagattttaaactCTTGGAATGGACGCTTtgtttaaattatacatttttacattttaaatttctatttttatgaCCCATAtatgtatttcaatttttagGTAATATATCAcatataattatactaaaattaagaaatataattaattgtatttttaattaataaaccattaaaaaacaaaatttattgaaacactttatattttcaagtaataataGTAAGGAAAATTCTAAATGAAatgtatacatttttaaaatattaaataaaaactagtGAAAAGACattgttttcactttttttttttacaataaaaaatcataaaattattaaattattgctgtttttattattataattataaaattaaatataaataatttttataattttattgtaaatattttttattgatttttatagataaaataacTAAGTTTAAAAAGCGGTATAATAATCTATATCACTGTATTAAAAGAACTTTTCCTTTTTGATGTAcacaatatttttcaattttattcttcaaataatatttttaaaattaaaatatttattttattatttttactcttcaaattatgattaatttaaatttaactatttttttaaactaaaataaatatcatattgGTATAATTATTCGTATAGTACCTAGTTTGGGGCTaaggtgtcaaataggtacctggtttaaaaaaagtgtcaattacatcacaacttttaaaaaagtgcttcaattaggttcctttcagagttgactaacgccgttagtcaacgtgccacctGTCAGtctctagttttttttatttttttaaattattttaaaatttttaaatttttttaaattttttgaaaaaaaaaataaaaatgccacatGCCAAGTCCCTGtgcgtgacacgtggcattgtcagtgccacgtgacattgcaatgccacgtgtcagtgtcactatcagatgtcattgtgttgattttgatttagtctccatatatgtatttttgtttcaatttagtacctaagtatgtgtatctattcaattttgtcccaattttttttaataattaaatgttatttattatgtGTATCTCcataaatgttattttcaatttagtaccaaatttattatttatataaatgttatactaatattttttattaaaaacgactttttaacatattactttattaattacttttttattaagtactcatgttttgttaatttt encodes:
- the LOC114173307 gene encoding RNA demethylase ALKBH10B-like, whose translation is MAMPSGNAVMPEKLQFPAGGGAASGGSEIQYRHQQWFVDERDGFIGWLRSEFAAANAIIDSLCHHLRVVGEPGEYDMVVGAIQQRRCNWTQVLLMQQYFSVSEVVYALQQVAWRRQQRFVDPAKTGSKEFRKFGSGFRQGQNRTEASKEGYNSRNEVAKEGYNSRNEAAKEGYSSNGGSFGREINAVAVAGGVEKGTRVIDKNGELNSGGKVGTMDNNSIASPEESKDAVTNDQLDGILNGSGNSQGSLSSSECEAAGVNEECTSNSEGNDSHSMQNQNQNASTMGKTFTGNEMFDGKMVNVVDGLKLYEDLIDGTEVSKLVSLVNDLRVAGKRGQFQGSQTFVVSKRPIKGRGREMIQLGVPIADAPPDVDNVTGISKDKKVESIPSLFQDIIERLAASQVMTVKPDACVVDFFNEGDHSQPNSCPPWFGRPVYTLFLTECDITFGRIIVSDHPGDYRGAVKLSLVPGSLLVMQGKSTDLAKHALPSIPKQRVLVTFTKSQPKSSLPSDSQRLGPPVTSHWTPPPSRTPNHMRHQLGPKHYPTVPATGVLPAPPSIRAPPNGMQTLFVPAAVAPPISFPTAVPIPPGSTGWASAPQRHPPPRMPVPGTGVFLPPPGSGTTSSQHLPDGNLNGETTSATPGKESWKSNHNTTNSSPKDKVDGNMVGKECNGNADGTEGEEDVVGKDDESNDTSDANH